The DNA window AACGTCGCGAGCATGAGTCCGTAGAGGACGAGGTAGGGGAGATTGCGCCGCTCGAACCGGAGCAACCGCGGGCGCACCAGCGCCAGCACCGGCAGCAGCGTGAGACACACGAACCCGTCCCGCCAGAACGCGAGCACGAGGAGGGGGGCCGCCCTCCTTAGACCTCGAGATTGCTTCGCTTCGCTCGCAATGACAAGGAAGGCGGAAGGACGTGCCCATACTCGCTCGCAAGGACAGGGGAAATGATTGTCGTTGCTCCGGCAGGGCTCGCGATGCTGCCAAGACGACGGCGCCTCGCAGTGCCGGGGTTCAGCGCGTGCTCTCGGACCTGATCCGCAAGCTCTCCAGCACCGCGGAGCCGGCAGGGGTCCGCGCGACCGATGCAGGGATGAGCACGATCTCCCCCCCGGTCTCCCGGTTGACCACTCGCGCCGCGCACGGGTAGTGCTCACCGTGGTCCGGGAAGAGGAGCTTCCGGTGCGTCTCGGTGAACGCCAGCGGCTGGAAGATCCACGGCCGGCTGACCGCAAAATCGGTGAAGGCCTCATGCACGTCGATGTCGAGGGACCCAAGGGCGCCAAGCGGGCCCGAAAACTCCACGCCGTGCCCGTCGATCCTGAACCCGAACGCTCCGCGCGACGTCTCCCACGAGTTGAAGAAGGCGCCGCCCGGTCCCCACGACACCACCCCATGCCGCACCGGCTGGTCGATCGCCGCGCCCTCGACCGGGCTGACGGGCGTCCACGCCAGCGTGCCGGTCATCGGGCCGATCCCCGGAACGCCCGCCCACATCCCCCCGGCTCCCCCGCCGTCGAGCACCTGGATCGCGACGACGTTGTCGCCGCCGAAGTTCAGCGCGGCATAGGCCGGATCGCCGGGCTTGATCTCGTAGTGCCGGACCCTTTGGGCACCGCGCGTACTGCCGATCATGACGCCGTTCACGTAGGTCCACTCGTCGTCGTCGATCTTGCCGGCGTTCACCACGACCGTCGCCCCAATGGCGCCCGCCGGAAGCCGGACATGCGCCCGATACCACCCCCAGCCGTCGTACGACGCGCCGAGGTGGTCCTCCCACCACGATGGCACCTTCACGTCGGTCCAGTCGGCGTCGGGGAGGTCGGGGCGGAACCAGCCTTCCCGCATCCCCCGCTCGCTCTCCCGCGCGACGCCCGGGCCGTCGTTCGAAGGCCTCAGTTTCCATTCGGTCACGGTCTGGAACCGGGCGACCGGGCGGAACTCGTACCAGTCGATCACGCCGCCGGTCTCCCCCATCGTGCCGCGGTCCTGCATGGTCGCGCCGTAGAAGACGAGGGCGCCCCCGCGATCGAGGAACCGCGCCAGCGCGGGCTGGAGATCGCTCCCGCTCCGGGTCCTGCGCGGCAACGCGTTGCCGGCGACGACCAGCGCGCCGACGTCGGCCGGATCAAGGCGGGCGAGATCCTCAGCCGACACGCGGCGCCCCGGGAGGCCGGGCAGGGACGCAGCCGGGATCCCCTCCTCGAAGAACGTCGCCGCGTTTCGCTGCCGGAGCGCCGGCACAGGCACAGCCTCCGGGGCCGTCCATTCCGCCGGCTCCGGCAGACGAGGTCCGGACAGGGTCGCACGCTGCGCGCCTTCGACCCTGGCGGCCCCCGGCGCTTCGATCAGTTTCACGCGGGGATCCGTCACGCGGATGAGGAGCCGGCCGTCGGCGAAGGTCAGGAACAGATCGCCCTCCGGCAGCGGCACCTGCGCCCGCCAGCTCGTCCAGCTTGCCGGCACGTTGGGCGACACGCGGAGCCGGACGCAGCCGGGCTCGAGGACCTCGATGCCCAGGAGACCCTCGAAGATGCCATCGAGGAACGAACCGGCGGCGCTCAGGAACGCGTGGCCCCCTTCGCTGACGCCCTCCGGCGTCACCAGCTCCTCGATGAGCCCGGGGTAGTGCTCGTCCTCCAGCGTCGCCGCGCACCTCTCCAGGAGGTGAATCCCGCCGTCGATGTCGCCGGTCCGCAGCCTTGCCCGCGCCTCGACCGCGTTCCACCACGGCCACACCTTGAAGTTGTGGTCGTTGCGCTCGTCGACGTGCGTCATCGGCGGCGCGATCGTGACCGAGCCGGCCGGCCGCCAGTTCCTCGCGCGCACCGCGGCCAGGGCGCGCGTCGCCCGGTCGGCGGGCGCCACGCCGCAAAGGACGGCGAGCGCGTTCTCCCCGGAGGACGAACGCTCGTCGCGCCGGCCCCAGAGCGAGAGGTTGTCGTACTCGCCGGTCGCGTCGTTCCACAGGACCGCATTGATCCCGCGAACGAAACGGGCCTGCACACCCTCGAGCCGGCGTGCCGCGGCCGGGTCGCCCAGCGTGCGCTCGATCGTGGAGAACGTGCCGAGCAGTTCGGCGAAGAGCACGTTGGAGTAGAGCACCCGCGCACCGTCCGGGAAGAGGAAGAAGCGCGAGTGGTCCATCCACTCGGTGACGTCGACCAGCAGACCGGTCTCGGCGGGGTCGCGGTCGATCCACGCCTCGACCCACGGCCGCAGCGTGCGTTCGGCGGCGGCGAGAAACGCCTTATCACCCGTGAGGACGTAGTAGCGCCACACGGCCCGGGTCAGCCACGCGGTGCCCTCCGCCGAGCCTCCCTGGGAGGGATCCTCCGTCACCTTCAGGCCCTTCGGGTTCGCCGCGGCGTAGCGGCGGAGGTCGTACTCGATCGTCGTGCGGGCCGCCGCGAAGCGTCCGCCGATCATCGCGCCGGGGGCGAGCCCCGACCCGAGATCCCGCGACCAGACGTCGCGCCAGCGGAAGATCTCGCACACGTGCAGGCGGCCGTCGAAGCCGAGGTCGAGCAGGAAGCGGTTGAACCGGACGGCGCGGTCGATTGCGTGCGCCGGCGTCTCGAGCTGCAGTCCTCCGACGTACGGCTCCTCGAAGCGGCGCCTGGCGTCCTCGTACGACGTCGGCGCCGCGCCCGGCCCCGCCGCCACGATGACCGTCCCCTCCCCGTCCACGAGAGTCACCGGGATTCGGCCGCTCGGGAGGATCGCGGGCTCGCCGCGGCTCTCCACCTCCATCGCGACCGGGCCGGTGGCGCGCTCGACGCGGATCACCGTCGCGTACGGCGTCTCGGCGGTCGCACCGTGGAGCACGCGGACCACGAGGCCGCCGACCACGGCGCGGTACTCCACGCCGCCGGGAAAGAACGTCGCAGAGATGTCGCGGGAGGCGATCTCGCGCGCGACGCCGTCGATCACCAGGCGAAACCGGCCGGTGGCGGTGCCGCCCGAGAAGAACTCGAACCCGTCGGGCCGCACCTTGACCACGCTCCGCCCGTTTCCGACCAGCCCCTCCGGTGCCGAGCCGCGGTACTCGATCGTCATGTCAGCGCCCGCAGCGGGCGGATTCGTCCCTGCGAGGCTCGGCCCGGCAAGCACTAGACACAGCGCCATCGCCACCATCGTCACCTCCGGCGCGGGGACCGATGCGCCGGACCCCGCGAACCGCTGCGCAAGAGGCGCCGCGCACGGTGTCACCCCGCCGCGGCCGGTACGTCGTGATGCACGGGCCGCATGATACGCGCCGCCCGAACGTCGCCTGTGGTCGTGGGGAGCTCCAAGCCGCCGCCAGCGCCCTCACCCCGGCCCTCTCCCGCACGCGGGAGAGGGTGAACGTCAGTGTGGCATGCCGGAGGGGGTGAACGACAGTGTGGCACGCGGGAGAGGGTGAACGTCAGTGTGGCATGCCGGAGGGGGTGAACGACAGTGTGGCGCGTGGGAGAGGGTGAACGTCAGTGTGGCATGCCGGAGGGGGTGAACGACAGTGTGGCGCGCGCCCTCTTGGGATACCTCCCCCGCTTGCGGGGGAGGCGAGGTGGGGGAGCCTCAAGCCGCCGCGAACGGGCTTGACCCCGCTCGCTGCGGTGCTACCGTTCCCGCCAGCACCTAGCATGGGAGGTCACGCGTGAAATTCAGGCTCCTGTCGTTGTGCATCGGCCTCGCGCTCGTCCTGGCGGCCGGATCGTCGTCCGGAACCGTCGTCGTCATCGCCCCGCACCCCGACGACGCGGAAGCATCGTGCGGAGGCCTGATCGCCAACACCGTTGCGGCGGGCGAGGATGTCGTCATCCTCGCCATGACCGGCGGCGAGCTGGCGGTCTACCGGAAGACCGGGGAGGAGGCGCGCGCGGTCCGCGCCGAGGAGTCCCGCAGCGCAGCCGCGCTCCTCGGGGCGAAGGTGGAGTTTTTCGGCGCGGTTGACGGCTCGCTGGCGGCCGACGCGGCGAACGCCGAGAACCTGGTCAAGGTGCTCCTGCCGCTAACGCCGGCCACCGTCGTCGCGCCGTGGCCGCTCGACGTGCACCCCGACCACCAGGCGTCCGGCATCCTCGCCTGGCGCGCGTTCCAGGACACCCGCGTCGCCTTCGACCTCTACTTCTACGAGACGGCGAACGGCCCGCACACGACCTCGTTCCGGTTCGTCCCCACCGACTATGTGGACATCACCGAAACCCTGGCGAAGAAGCAGGCGGCCACGTACCGGCACGCCTCGCAGAACCCGGCGGAGTGGTTCGACATGTACGTCGCTCTGGCGCGCGTCCGCGGGTACGAGGCGGACGTCGCCTACGCCGAGGGATACGTCAAAGCGCGCAACTCGTCCGGCATGGGCGGGCGCTCGGGCGCGACCGGGAAGACCCTCCCCGCCAGCCGCTCCGCGTCGGGCGCTCTGCCGGCGCCGCAGGACTGGGCCGGCCTCGACCGGTATCGTGGCGAAGACGAACGGCTCGGGCCTCCGCGCCGCGGCGAGGAGCGCATCGTCTTCTTCGGCGACTCGATCACCGAGGGGTGGAAGCGCGTCGTCCCCGCATTCTTCGAGGGACAGCCATACGTCGACCGCGGCATCGGCGGCCAGACGACCCCGCAGATGCTGGTGCGCTTCCACCAGGACGTGATCGAGCTCGAGCCGAAGGTCGTCGTGATGCTGGCGGGGACGAACGACGTTGCCGGCAACACCGGGCCGTCCACTCCGGAGATGACGCTGGCCAACCTGGCCTCGATGGCCGAGCTCGCGCGTGCGCACGGGATCAGGGTCGTCCTCGCGTCGGTCCTGCCGGCGCTCGACTTCCCTTGGCGCCCCGGCCTCGAGCCGGCGCCGAAGATCGTCGCGCTCAACGCCCTCATCAAGGCCTTCGCCGCGCGAACCGGCGCCGTCTACCTCGACTACTACAGCGCGATGGCCGACGAACGCGGGGGCATGAGGCGCGAGCTGAGCGACGACGGCGTGCATCCCAACCTGGCGGGGTACGCTGTCATGGCCCCCCTCGCCGAGGCCGCCGTCAAGAAAGCCCTGGCCTCTCGGCAGTAGCGCCGGGGCCTGTCCCCGCCCTCGAACCCGCTGCCTCCTTCCTTTTGGGGGCGGGGCTTGCCCCCGCCCTGGCGTGCACCCTCTCCCGCGTGCGGGAGAGGGCCGGGGTGAGGGCCGACGCGGCGACGACCTCCGCCCCCGAATCCCCTGTCTCGTCTCATGTAGGGGCGGGGCTTGCCCCCGCCCTCGAACCCGCGATCGAGGCCGGCGTCTCTGTGGAGCGCGCGCTCCGCGCGTGCTCCCGTTGGACTAGACTGGCCCATCGCCATCCGAGCGCTCCCCAGGCCCGGAGGCCCTACATCCCATGGCCGGCACCTACCGCCTGTCCAAGTCCCGGTTCACGGCCGGGCTCCAGTGCCACAAGCAGCTGTGGTGGCGCGTGCACGAGCCCGACTCGCCGGAGCTCGTCGTCGGCCCCGCGCAGCAGGCGATCTTCGACCAGGGCACGCGCGTGGGCGAGGTCGCGCGGACCTACGTCCCCGGCGGCGAGCTCGTGGACCTGCCGCACGACGCCTTCGCCACGCGGATCTCGAGGACCCGGGAGCTGCTCTTCTACCGCGTCCCGGCGATCTACGAGGCCACCTTCACCGGGGGCGACGTGTACGCCGCGGTGGACATCCTCGAGCGCGAAGGCGATCGCTTCCACCTCATTGAGG is part of the Terriglobia bacterium genome and encodes:
- a CDS encoding PIG-L family deacetylase; translated protein: MKFRLLSLCIGLALVLAAGSSSGTVVVIAPHPDDAEASCGGLIANTVAAGEDVVILAMTGGELAVYRKTGEEARAVRAEESRSAAALLGAKVEFFGAVDGSLAADAANAENLVKVLLPLTPATVVAPWPLDVHPDHQASGILAWRAFQDTRVAFDLYFYETANGPHTTSFRFVPTDYVDITETLAKKQAATYRHASQNPAEWFDMYVALARVRGYEADVAYAEGYVKARNSSGMGGRSGATGKTLPASRSASGALPAPQDWAGLDRYRGEDERLGPPRRGEERIVFFGDSITEGWKRVVPAFFEGQPYVDRGIGGQTTPQMLVRFHQDVIELEPKVVVMLAGTNDVAGNTGPSTPEMTLANLASMAELARAHGIRVVLASVLPALDFPWRPGLEPAPKIVALNALIKAFAARTGAVYLDYYSAMADERGGMRRELSDDGVHPNLAGYAVMAPLAEAAVKKALASRQ